The segment GGGTGGTGCCGGGCGGGCGGTGCGCTCTGGACGGGCACCGGACCGTGCTCTAGCGTCAACCGCCGGCCCCGTGCACCACCGTCCGAGCCCGATCGCCGCTCAGAGAAGCCGAGGACGTGTTGTGACCACTCTCCCGCAGCCGCCCGACATCCTGTCACCGCACTTCGCGGCGGACCCCTACCCCGCGTACCGCGTTCTGCGGGAGCACTACCCCGTCTTTCACGACCCGGGCACCGACAGTTTTCTGCTCTCGCGGTACGAGGACGTGTCCCGGGCCTTCCGCGATCCGGTGTTCACCGGCGACAACTACGAATGGCAGCTCGAACCGGCGCACGGCGGCCGGACGCTGCCCCAGATGAGCGGCCGTGAGCACGCCGTACGCCGGGCCCTGGTGGCCCCCGCCTTCCGGGGCCGGGAGCTGCGGGAGAAGTTTCTGCCGGTCATCGAGCGCAATGCACGGGAGCTGATCGACACCTTCCGCGACGCGGCGGAGACCGATCTCGTGGCGCGGTTCGCGACCCGCTTCCCCATCAACGTCATCGTCGACATGCTGGGGCTGGACCGGGCCGACCACGACCGCATCCACGACTGGTACGGCTCCGTCGTCGGCTTCCTGGCCAATCTGGCCCAGGACCCCGAGATCGCGGAGGCCGGCCTGCGCGCCGGCCGGGAGCTCGCCGACTACCTCCTCCCGGTCATCCACGAACGGCGGTCCGCCCCCGGCGACGATCTGCTCTCCATGCTCTGCACCGCCGAGGTCGAGGGCACCAGGATGAACGACCAGGACATCACGGCGTTCGTCAGCCTGTTGCTCTCGGCCGGCGGCGAGACCACGGACAAGGCCCTGGCCGCGCTGTTCCGCAATCTGCTGTGCCACCCGGACCAGTTGGCCGCCGTACGCGCCGACCGGTCGCTGATCCCCGCGGCCTTCGCCGAAACGCTGCGCTTCACACCACCGGTGCAGATGATCATGCGTCAGACCGCCGCCGAAGTATCCCTCAGCGGTGGCACCATCCCCGCGGGCGCCACCGTCACCTGTCTGATCGGCTCCGCGAACCGCGATGAGCGCCACTACACCGCGCCGGACACCTTCCATGTCCTCCGCGACGATCTGACGCCCACCACCGCCTTCAGCGCCGCCGCCCAGCACGTCGCCTTCGGCCTCGGCCGGCACTTCTGCGTGGGTGCGCTCCTGGCCAGGGCCGAGGTGGAGATCGCCGTCAATCAGCTGCTCGACGCGTTCCCCGCGATGGACTTCGCGGACGGTACGCCGCCCACCGACGCGGGGGTTTTCACCCGCGGGCCGGAGCAGCTGCGGGTGCGGCTGGTGCCGGCGGACGACCGGGCCCGGGCGAGCGAGGGCTGACGGTCCGCCAGGAAGGGCGGTGAGGTTCCGGTACCCGGCGCCGGTCAGTTCTCGTCGGCCGGCGGGTGCCGCAGGACGTAGAGGCCGACGGCGACGGCGAGCACGATGAGACAGGCGGAGAAGGTCAGGCCCGCGCCGCGCAGGCCGAGCACCAGGGTGAGGGCACCGACGCCGACCACGGGCAGCGAGATGCCGAGATAGGCGACGAGGAAGAAGGCCGAGATGGTGCCGCCGCGGTGCGCGGGCGGCGCCGCGCGGCCCACCGCGGTCAGCCCGGCCCGGAACGCCAGGCCCTGGCCGACGCCGCCGCACACCGCGCCGATGACCAGCAGCGGCAGGGAGGTCACCGCCAGCGAGGTGGCCACCAGCAGGAGGCCCAGCACCAGCACCAGGCAGCCGCCCGGCAGCGCTCGGCGGACGCCGATCCGTTCCGTCAGCGACTGTCCGGCGGTGGAGCCGAGGAACACCGTGAAGACGATCAACCCGGCAACGGCCAGATTGTGGTCCCCGAGAGTATCGGCGACGAAGCTCGGGGCGACCGCGGTGAACAGTCCCAGGAGGGCGAAGCCGGCGAACGCGGCGACGGCCGCGGGGGTGAAGACGCCCCGCACCTCGGGCGGGAGCCGCAGGCCCTGGGGCCGCAGCCGGTGGAGGCGGTGCGGAGTGCCGACGGTCTCCGGCAGGAACCAGGTCACCCCGGCCGCCCCGGCCACCAGGAGGAGATGCACCAGAAAGGGCAGCACCAGCGGCCACGGCGCGTACTGGGCCAGCAGCCCGGACAGCAACGGGCCGCAGCCGAGGCCGCCCATGTTCGCTGCGGTGGCGGCGAACCCCGCATGCGCTTCCTGGCCGGGCCGGGCGAGCTCCAGCACGGCCGCGGTGGCGGCGCCGCTGAACAACCCGGCGGCGAAGCCGGACAGCACCCGGCCGAGCAGCAGCATCGGCAGCCCGCCCTCGAACACGAAACACAGCGCGCTCGCCGCCGACAGCGCCAGCGCGCACAGCAACACCGGCCGCCGGCCCACCTCGTCGGAGACATTGCCGGCGAGCAGCAGCACCGTGATCACCCCGAGGGCGTACACGGCGAAGACCACGGTCACGATCAGCTCGGAGAAGCCGAGCTGGGCGCGGTAGAGCCCGTACAGCGAGGTGGGCAGGGTCGTCCCGGCCATGCCGACGGCGAACACACCCGCCGCTGCCGGATAGCCGAGCCGCCGAGTACCGCTCGTGCGATCGATGATCATGGCGTCAAACGTAGGCTTCCGCCGCCACCCCGTCGAGGACCCACCGGAGGGACCTCAGGGAGCGGGAAAAATCCGAGCGTGGTACCCCCGCGGTCGGCGGGGGCACCACGCAGGGCCCGGTCCGGGACGGATCAGTGCTTGCCGGAAGGCTTGTTGGAAGCCTTCACATTCACGGCCGCCCAGGCCTTGTCCACCGTCTTGTACTCGGTGCTCTTGGCGCCGTACATGTCCTTGGCCGCGCGCAGGGTCGCGGTCCGGGCGTCGTGGAAGTCGGTCGTGGAGACCATGTACCGGGTGAGTGCCCGGTAGAAGATCGCCGTCGCCTTCGTCCGGCCGATGCCGGTCACCTTGGAGCCGTCCACGGTGGGGGAGTTGTAGGCGACCCCGCCGATGGTCTTCTTCCCGCTGCCCTCGGCGAGCAGGTAGTAGGCGTGCGAGGAGACGCCGGAACCGGCGTGCACCTCGGTGTCGTAGGACGCCTTCGACCAGTAGTCGACCGTGCCTTCGAGCTTGTCGAGGGACGGCTTGTCCAGGCGGCGCAGGAACTTCTGGTCGAGACCGAGCTTCTCGCCCATCAGGTAGTTCGGCGGGTTCTTCGGGTTGTTGGTCGCGAACTCGACCGCGCTGCCGAAGATGTCCGCCAGCGACTCGTTGAGCGAGCCGGGCTCACCGAACTGGTTGCCCTCGATGTCCACCCGGGTGGGCTGGAGGTTGGCGGTCGCGTCGACCACGCCATGGGAGAGCTCATGGCCGGTGACGTCCAGGACGACCAGCGGCTTGGCGAACGTCCGGCCGTCACCGTCGCCGTAGAGCATGCAGCCGCAGTTGGGGGACCAGAAGGCGTTGCCGACCTTCTTGCCGAAGTGCACCAGGGCCCGGGCCCCACGGCCGTCGTTCTTGATGCCCTTGCGGCCGAAGGTCTTCTTGTAGAAGTCCAGGGTGCTGGCGACGCCGTACTGGGCGTCGACGGCGGCGGTGGCCCGGTTGCTCGTGGTGCCGTTGCCCCAGCGGTTGGTGGTGCTGGTGAACGCCTTGCCGTCGGCGAACTTCTCCAGTTCCTTGTCGCCGGCGTCCCGGGTCTCGGTGTTGCCGCGGGTGGAGTCCTTCAGGGTGAAGGACTTCTTCGCGGTCTGGGTCGTGGACAGCGGCACACTGCCGACGAAGAAGGACGCGCCGGTGCCCTTGGCGGCGGCCGGGAATCCGGCGGACGTCGCCGTCTGACCCGCGGCGGTCGGGGCGGGGGTGGCCAGCCCGGTCGAGGGGTTCAGCCGCTCGCCCCGCGCGCGCAGCTTGCGCTGGAGGGCGGGCGACAGGAACGAGTCGTCGGCCTGCACGTTGCTGAGCACCGCACCGGTCGCCGCGTCGAGGACGACCGTACGGGCGCCACCGGACTCGGCGCTGCGGCTGTCGGTCACCTGCACCTGATAGGCCAGCGTCGTCCGGCCGTTGCGGGCGTCCACGACCAGTTCGGCGTCGCCGGCCTGGCCCTTGCCCACGGTGGCGGCCTTCGTCCGCGCCTCGCCGGCCGACAGCTTCGGGTCCGTGCCGGTCATGTCGACCTGATGACGGTAGGCCCGGGTCACGCCCTCGTACGCCGACTTGGCCGTCAGGTGGACGACGAGGTCACCGCCGAGCACCGGCATCCCGCGGTGGGTCCGGACGAAGCGGACATGCTGCCGGCCGTCCGGGTCGACGAGCGTGTCGGTGGCCTTGAGAGTGTCCTTCTTGCTGACTCCGGTGGCCGAGGCGTGCGCGTAGGAGGCGTTGCGTGCCGCGTCAACGACCTTCTGGAGAGCGGGAGTTGCGGAGGAAGCAGCAACCGGCGAGGCCGGCGGGGTCGCGGAGGCACTGCCCGCCACACCCGCTGTCAGGGTGGCGGCCGTCGTGACGGCGACCGCGATGGCCAGGCGGTGTCTGCGTATGTGGGGTCTACGCACTGATGTGGATCCTTAGTGCTGCGGGGGCGGTCGACTCGCCAACCGCCCGTACGCGCGGTGCTGTTGTGCACCACGGGGGCCGAGAGGCCCCGCGCAAACCCTGGTATGTCTGGCATGGGCATGTAAAGAGAAATGATCAGGAATCGCGTTTCGTGGACGAAATTTAACAATTGGTCAGCATTAAGTAGCCAGCAGGTGACCAACTGTGGTCCACCTGAGGAGACATGCGGTGGCGCGAAATGGTTGCTCGGAAGATGAGTGAAACTGCGGGCTGCTACGGGGGCGGTCTCGCCTGCGTCAAACGGCCCTCAGTGCGGGGCCGTTGGCATGGGGGAGCGCTCTCATTCCGTGAAGATCGCGACGATCTGGGCCGCGCCGTGATCCGGTCCGAGATGCGGCGGAGCCGACTGAAGAGAGGGACGGGGCCCGGCTACGGAAAGAAGCGGGCCCGGCTACGGAAAGGAGCGGGGCAGGCTACGGAGAGGTGGCGCGAGGAGGCTCGGTGCCACGGCGCGGCCGTCCCGCCCGGCGCCGCTCGTCGGGCCAGGGGACGGCCGGGTCAGGGGGCGGCCGGGTCCAGGGCGATGCCCTAGGAGTTGTCTTCAAATGTCACGCCCACATCAGCAGGGATGCGAGGGTGACGGCGGCTTGGTAGGACTCGGCAGTCTTGTCGTACCGGGTGGCAATGCCGCGCCACTGTTTCAAACGGTTGAAGCAGCGCTCCACCACGTTGCGCCGCTTGTAGAGCTGCTTGTCGAAGGCCGGCGGGCGTCCGCCGTAGCTGCCGCGGCGAAGCCGGTTGCGGATCTGGTCGGCCCGTTCGGGAATGGTGTGGCCGATGCCCCGTCGCCGCAGCCAGGTGCGGATGGCCTTGGAGCTGTAGCCCTTGTCGCCCAGTACGTGGGCGGGCCGGACCCGCGGGCGTCCTGGGCCGATGCGGGGCACCCGTATCGCCTCCATCACAGCGGTGAACTGGGTGCAGTCGTTGCTGTTTCCGCCGGTGACGGTGAAAGCGAGCGGGCGGCCCACGGCGTCACAGGCGAGGTGAATCTTGCTGGTCAGACCGCCTCGGGAGCGTCCGAGTCCGGAGCTTTGGAGCCCCCTTTTCGGGCCCCGGCGGCGTGCTGGTGGGCGCGGACGACGGTGGAATCGACGGAAACGAGCCAGTCGATGTCCCCCGCCTCGTCCGCCCTCGCCTGGGCGGCCTGCAGCATCCGCTCGAAGGTGCCGTCCAGGGCCCACCGGCGGAAACGGGTGTGCAGCGTGGCCCACGGGCCGTATCGCTCGGGCACGTCCCGCCAGGCCGTGCCGGTCCGGAACTTCCACACGATCCCGTTGAGCACGGTGCGGTCGTCCAACCGCTTCCGCCCCCGCAACGATTCAGGCAGCAGCGGTCGGACGAACTCCCACTCAGCATCAGACAGTTCATGGCGACGTATCACCCGACCATGATCCACCACCCGAGATCATTTGAAGACACCCCCTAGGGGTGAAACAGCTCCTCGAGAGAGGCGTCGGCTCGTTCTCCGCCGCGTACGGCTTCGACGACGGCCTGATGGAAGGTGCGGCTGGCCTCTTCGGAAGCGCATGGGACGGGGCTGCCGGCCATGGTGTACCACTCCGACGCCCCGGTGTACTGCACAGCTACGTGGGCCAGGTTCTCCGACCAAGTCGTGTGAATGGTCAGGTCACCGTTGATCACGCCGATCTCCGCGGTGTGAACCGCGCCAGGTAGGGCGTGGATCCCCACAGTGGTCCAAGATGCCCAGGTCATGATGTTCCCCTCGGCGACAAGGGCCCCGGCCGGCGGCCGGGCGCGGTGACTCAAGTTTGGCACTTGAGGTGCGGCAGCGCACCGCATGCGGTGCCACGGATTCCGCCTGAGGTGCCGAGACCGGGCCGGGCCCGGAAACCTCAAGCTATGTGAAGGAAGAACGTGCAGGTGTGGGCCCGGTGCCTGAGCGTCCGGCCGGGCGGAGCCAAGCGGCAGACCCGGCAGGTCCGTGGGGAAGATCAGTCGATGACCGTATGGAAGAAGGTGACGGCGGCACCGAAGGCGGCGCCGCCGACGAGGGTGGCGGAGGCCGGGGTGCCGCCGTTGAAGAAGGTGAGCACCCCGGCGGCGATAGCGGTGAGGGCGCCGAGGAGGAAAATCACGGCGGCGCGCTGACTCAGCAGGGTTGATCTGTTGTCGGACACATCAACTCCGATCTGCGCGGGAGCGAAGGGTCGCTCGGTGCGGATGCTGATGCTCTGACTGATCATCTCATCTCCCTTCCGGAATTTTCGGCAGCACACGACGAAATTCCCCAAGGGATGGAGAAAAGCCGCGATGTGGCGGCGGCCGGGGAGTGATGACGGGGAGTTATGCCGGGCGTCGGACGCCGTGGAGCGGTTGCGTCCGCGAATGGATGCCCGGTTGCGCCCGGCGTCGCGCCCCGCCGTCGCGCCGCCACATCAGCGGACGGGGCTGCTCCCCCTGTGCGGGGCCCGCATCCCGCCCGCCATCTGCCGGGTGACCGCGAGCACCGCCATATCGTCGTCGCGCGGGCCGCCGGTCCAGCGCTCGACGTCCCGCACCAAGCGGTCGATCACGTCCTGTGGCCCCCGGAACGGGCCGTGGCCCGCCAGCTGTGCCGCGGGATCGTAGAAGCGGCCGGTGGCGTCGCGGGCCTCCGTCACGCCATCGGTGATCAGCAGCAGGGTGCTGCCCGCCGGGAACGGCCGGTCGGCCGGGAGGGTCCGGTCCACGCCCAGCGTGCCCATCCCCAGCGGCAGCCCCGGATCACCGGCCTCCAGGACGCGTACCTCGTCGTCGTGGCAGAGGTAGGGCGAGGGGTGGCCGCAGTTCAGCATCCGCAGGCCCGCGGCCCCCGGGAGGACTTCGCAGAGCAGGGCCGTGATGAAGCCCTCCAGCCGGTCCTCCTCGGAGGTGTGCTCGCTCTCCCGCAGCAGGGCGCGCTCCATCCGGTCGGCCAGCGTCGCGAGGTCCGGCTCCTCCTCGGCGGCCTCGCGGAACGCGCCCAGCAGCACCGACACCGCGCCCACCGCGCCCAGCCCCTTGCCGCGCACATCGGCGATCAGCAGCCGGACGCCGAACGGGGTCCGCTGGACGGCATAGGCGTCGCCGCCGATCCGGGCCTCGCTCTGGGCGGCCTGGTAGCGGGCGGCGACGGCCAGCGGGCCGATACGTTCCGGCGGTGCGGGCAGCACGGCACGCTGGGCGGCCTCCGCCACCGAACGCACCACGTCCAGATGGCGTCCGTGGCGGGCGATCACCCGGTTGACGCCGACCCCCATGAGCGCGGCGAAGAGGGTGTTGATGAGCTCCAGATAGCCCACGATGTCGCCAGCTGTGCCATCCTTCACGGTCAGCGCGAAGACGCCGCCGACGATGGCGGCGCCGATGGCGAGGGTGTGCCGCAGGGAGAGCAGCGCACCGGCCATCACGCTGGCGGCCGTCAGCATCGGGTCGCCCCAGTAGTCGGCCGGTGAGAACGCGTCCCAGACGAGCCCTCCGGCGACCAGGACGCTCGGAGCGAACTCGACGTATCGGGGCCATCGGGGGGCGAGGGAGGGCATAGGCATTCCTGACCAGCGGTCCATGTCGGCTAGCAGGAATATGCCTGTTTTCGGAAGTTTTATACCGGGGGTGCGGTGGTCGGCACACGCCGTCGCGGCCGGTGCGTGGGCTACCCGCGGTACACGGGTTGCGGGGAGGTGGGAGGCGGGGGGCGAGGAGCCGGGGGGCCGGGGGCAGCGGGACATGCCGTGGTCCGCGCCGGTCACCTCCTCGTGCGGCAGGGCGCCGCCGGGGAATCGCCCCCGAGCACCTGGTGGCGCAGCAGGTCGGCGAGCGGGATGCAGCCACCCCGGCACCCGGGAGGCATCCGTCCGGCTCAGCGAATAAGGCCCTCCGGCGCCCGTGTCGCCGGGCCGTCCCGTTGGCCGCCGGATAGCGTCGAAGCCCAGTACAGCGCCGCCCCGCCGCTGCCCGGCCACCACGGCGCGGGCCCCCGGTGCCGGGTGGCCGACGAGGAGGTAGGCCGTGACCACGTGGCCCGCCGTACTGTTCGCACTGCTCGCGGCGGCCAGCAACGCGCTGGCCACGGTCCTCCAGCGCCGGGCCGCCCGTACGGTCCCGCTCTCCGCCGGACTGCGCCTGGGGCTGCTGGTCGACCTGCTGCACCGGGCCGTCTGGCTCGGCGGGATGCTCGCGGTCGTCGCCGCGGCCTGCTTCCAGGCGCTGGCGCTGTCCCAGGGGGCGCTGTCGGTGGTGCAGCCGCTCTTCGTCCTCGAACTGCCCCTCGCCCTGCTCATCGGACGCGTCCTCCTCGGCGGACGGATCCCCCGCTCCGGCTGGGTCGGGGTGGCGCTGCTCGTCGTCGGTCTCGGCTCCGCCCTCGCCGCCGCCGCGCCCACCATCGGCACCACCCACGCCCCCTTCGACCGCTGGGTGCCCGCGCTGGCGGTCTGCGCCGCGGTGATCGTCACGGCCGTCGGTGCCGCGATCCGGCGCGGGGCGGGCGGTGTACGGGCCGCCTGCTTCGCCGGGGCGACCGCGGTCGGCTACGCCCTCACGGCGGCCATGCTGAAGGACGCCACGCATGCCTGGCAGACCGGCGGCCCCGCCGCGTTCTTCAGCACCTGGCAGACCTATGGCTTCGCCCTGACCGGCGTGCTGGCCATCTTCCTGCTGGAGAACGCCATGCAGTCGGGCCCGCTGACCGCCTCGCAGCCGGTCCTCACGCTCGGCGACGCGCTGCTGAGCCTGTCGCTGGGCGTCACCCTCTTCGACGAACGGGTACGGACCGGCTGGTGGCTGCTGCCCGAGGCGGTGGGCGTCGCGCTGGTCCTGTGGGGCGCGATGCTGCTCTCCCGTGTGGCGCTGGCCCGGGACCTGACAGGTACTCAGGACGAGGCGCCGACAGCCGTCCGCGAGGGTACGGGGCCCGGGCCGGCGGACATCTGAGCACGCCGCACGCCGCCCGGAGCTCCCGGGCCCGGCGGCTCCCGGGCCCGCCCGTGCCCGGGAGCCGCCGCCCTCTGCACCGTGCCAACCGGACCGAAGATCTCCTCCTGCACGAGGCGACCAGCACCTTGCTGCTCGCCCTGAGCGACGGTTTCGGCATCCGGCTGATCCTGGGCGACCCCAAGATCGACCTCCCCGCCGCGCAAGCGGCCATCCGGCGGGCGGTGGCGGGAACGCTCGGCGTCCCCGACAGCTTCCCGGAGATCTGAACCATGTGATCATTTCCGGATGAGCAGGATGAGCAGGAGGAGTGGGGCGGCGGAGACCGAGGACCGCACGGCGGAGGCCAGGAGCCCGGCCTTCGCGGGGGAGTTCGAGGTACATCTCACCGTCCGGGACGACGGTGCCCCCGAGATGGCCGGACAACTCGCCGCCCACGCGGCGGCGCACCGCATGAAGTATGTCCACATCCTGCTGGAACAGGGGGCGGTGCCCTCGCAGCCCATGCTGACGCTGCACGGGACCGGCACGTACGCGGAGATCCGGTCGCAGGCCGCCGCGGCGGCGGACGGGCTGCGGGCCGCGGGATTCTCCGTGGTGCGGACGAAGATCGAGGCCACCCCGTGGAGCGCGGGCGTACCCGGCTCGGACGGGGAGGCCGTGGCGCTCGGTCCCGACTACTACTTCGAGCATCACCTCAAGCTGGTACTGGCGCCCGCCGCTCCTGTCGGCCCCCTGCTCACGCTCGCCACCGGGCATGGTGCGCACCTCTCGCGCAACGCCCGCCGGGTGCGGTCCGACGGCCGGCTGGAGCGCTTTGTGACCCAGCGGTGCCGCCTGGTGGGCCGGGCGACCGCGGACCGGCGGCTGGACGCGCTGTCGGCGGAGCTGCGGGGCGCCGGACACCGGATAGCCTCCGTGGAACGGGAGTTCGTGGTCCACGACGGCAACATCGCGCTGGACGCGGGCTGGCTGGACGAGCAGAACACGGTGACGGGGGAGCTCAGCGGCGCATGACGGGAACCGAGGAGACGGATACGGGGGCACAGTGGCGGGCGATCCGCTACGGACCGTGGGAGGACACGGTGGTCGTGCCCCGGGCCCGGCCCGATGAGGCGACGCGCGCGGACATGGATCTGCCGGCCACCCTTCTGCCCGTACCGGACGACGGGGTGGTGCAGCGCCCGGTGTTCGACCCCGCGGCCACCCATCATGCCTTCGGGATGCGCCTGGGCGAGCCGAGCTTCGCGGACCCGTCGGTCGGCGCGCGCTGGTACGAGGCACGGCGGCACGCCCTGCATCATGTGCTGACCGCCCTCGCGCAGTCCCCGTGGGCCGGGCATCTGGTCCTGCGCGGCAGCATGCTGCTGAAGTCGTGGTTCGGGGACGCGGCGCGCGAGCCGGGCGATCTCGACTTCGTCGTGGTGCCGGAGACCTGGCAGCTCACCGACGAGCGTACGGAGCAGATGCTGGACGGGATCGCCGCCGCGGCCGGGGCACTGTCCCACCGCGGCGGTCCGGTACGGCTGGACGCACCGGCCGCGGTCCGCGACGAGATCTGGTCCTACGACCGGGTCCCGGGCCGGCGGCTGGTCATCCCGTGGACCGCCGAGGCCGAGGGCGTACCGGGCGGAAGCGTGCAGCTCGACTTCGTCTTCACCGAGCGCCTGCCCGCGCCCGCGGAGCCGGCCGAGATCAGCGGGCCGCCGGGCACCGCACCGGTGGTGATCCAGGCGGCGACCCGTGCGCTCTCCCTCGCCTGGAAGGTGCTCTGGCTGGTCAGCGACGCACACCCGGAGGCCAAGGACCTCTACGACGCCGTCCTGCTCGCGGAGTCCACCGAGCTGCCCCACGCCCTGCTGCGCGAGGTGTTCCGGGGCGTGGACGGGGGCTCCTTCGACCGGCATCCGGTGCTGCTGGAGAGCCTTTACGGGTTCGGCGGCGAATGGTCCGAGCTCCGCAAGGAGTACCCGGACCGCGGCGGGATCGCCGACCCGGACCCCTGGGTGGAGCACCGGCACATCCAGCGTCTGGTGACGGCGCTGGCGCCCACCTTCGCCCTGGAGGACGGCAGTGGCGAGTCCGCCGCATACCGGCAACGGGCCGCCTGGTTCGCGTCGCTCACCGCGGAGTGCGCGGAGATCCGCGCCGAGCGGGGCATCGGGGCGGTGCAGAACCTGCTGGTGGAGCGCTGGGTGGCATTCGAGAACGCGGTCGTCATCACCCGGGAGCTGGCCGGCCGTGACCGCTGTGCCCTGCGGGACGCGGCGGCCGTGGTGGAGGCGTTCCGCCGGGACCATCCGTCGCTCGACCGGCGGCCCTGGCTGCTCGCCGACCCGGACGAGACGGTGCGGCAGCTCGGCGAGGAAGGGACCGGGACGTAGCCCCGGGCAGGGCGCGCGCCGCGCGGGGCCCGCGCGCCGCCCGGCCCCGGGTCCCTCCTCCGGCCTCCCCTACCCCGTGCCGCTGATGCTCTCCGGCGCGATGACGAAGAGCACCCGCTCCTCGTCGCGGCCCCCGTACCAGGGATAGGGCTTACCGAGGTACTTCTGGGCGAGCTGCTCGATGTGCTCGGCCGCGCCCTCGGTCGTGGTCGCGATCACCCGGCCGCGCACCTGGAAGTAGCGCGCGGGGTGGTCCGGGTCGGAGACGGCGACGGCCACCCGGGGGTCGCGTGCGATGTTCCGGGTCTTCACATGGGTCCGGACGCTGTTGATCAGCACATGCTCGCCGTCGGTGTCGACCCAGGTCTGGGTCAGCTGCGGGGAGCCGTCGGGCATCGAGGTGGCCAGAAAGCAGGGGCTCGGCCGGCGCAGCAGCGCGAGAAGTTCAGGGGGAAGGTGCACAACGGTCTCCGGCCGGTCGGATGGGCGGCGGTCTGTCCGCTTTCCGTACGCCACTGGGTGTACGTGCGCCGCTCGTACAGGGGGCGTGGCGGAGCATATATGGGCCGGACCCTTGCCTCCGCACCCCCATCACCGCGCCCGTACCCCGGGGTTGGGCGGTGCGGAGCGGGTGATTCCAGCCGCTATGCTTGCTGGATACAAGCAAGGTATCCACGGGCCGACGACTGCACCGCGAAGGATCACGACGATGAGTAAGGGCACGGTCCATGACTGCGACCGGGCTGCCCCTGAGGTCACGGCCTCGTCGGGGCTGGAGGACGCCGCCGCCGGGCTGGGAACGGAGATCGTCCGCTTCTCACGGCTGATCGCGGCCTGGAAGCAGCGGGCCAAGGGTGACGGCGGCGCCGCCGACCGGGTGCTGCTGGCCAGGCTGGTGGTCGGCGGGGATCAGCGGGCGACCGATCTGGCCGCCGATGCGTTCCTCGATCTGTCGACCGTCAGCCGGCAGGTGCGCTCGCTGGTGGAGCGGGGCCTGGTGACCCGCCGCCCGGACCCGGAGGACCGCCGCGGGTCGCTGCTGGCCGCGACCGAGGCGGGGCGTGCCGCGTTCGCGCACTACCGCGGTCAGCGCGACGCGGAACTGGCCGCCCTCCTCGAACCGTGGTCGCCCCAGGACCGGGCCGACCTGATCCGGCTGCTCGGCCGTCTCAACGAGGACATGGCAGAACGACAACACACACGGCTGGGTCCCGGGGGAGACCAGGGCGCCACCGTGGAGCAGGGAGAGCTACGTACATGAGCACCGCCACCTCCCCGCCCGGGGCGGGAGCCGGGGAGATACCCGGACCGGGAGTCCTGAGTCACCGTCAGATCCTCACCATCCTCAGCGGTTTGATGCTGGGGATGTTCCTCGCCGCGCTCGACCAGACCATCGTCAGCACCTCGATCCGGACCATCTCCGACGATCTGCACGGCCTCAGCCAGCAGGCCTGGGCGACCACCGCCTACCTGATCACCTCGACGATCGCCACGCCGCTCTACGGCAAGCTGTCCGACCTGTACGGCCGCAAGCCGTACTACCTGGCCGCGATCACCATCTTCGTCGCGGGCTCGGTGCTGTGCACCTTCTCCACCTCGATGACCGAACTCGCCGCGTTCCGGGCGGTGCAGGGCCTGGGCGCCGGCGGTCT is part of the Streptomyces platensis genome and harbors:
- a CDS encoding nucleotidyl transferase AbiEii/AbiGii toxin family protein, whose protein sequence is MTGTEETDTGAQWRAIRYGPWEDTVVVPRARPDEATRADMDLPATLLPVPDDGVVQRPVFDPAATHHAFGMRLGEPSFADPSVGARWYEARRHALHHVLTALAQSPWAGHLVLRGSMLLKSWFGDAAREPGDLDFVVVPETWQLTDERTEQMLDGIAAAAGALSHRGGPVRLDAPAAVRDEIWSYDRVPGRRLVIPWTAEAEGVPGGSVQLDFVFTERLPAPAEPAEISGPPGTAPVVIQAATRALSLAWKVLWLVSDAHPEAKDLYDAVLLAESTELPHALLREVFRGVDGGSFDRHPVLLESLYGFGGEWSELRKEYPDRGGIADPDPWVEHRHIQRLVTALAPTFALEDGSGESAAYRQRAAWFASLTAECAEIRAERGIGAVQNLLVERWVAFENAVVITRELAGRDRCALRDAAAVVEAFRRDHPSLDRRPWLLADPDETVRQLGEEGTGT
- a CDS encoding MarR family winged helix-turn-helix transcriptional regulator, with product MSKGTVHDCDRAAPEVTASSGLEDAAAGLGTEIVRFSRLIAAWKQRAKGDGGAADRVLLARLVVGGDQRATDLAADAFLDLSTVSRQVRSLVERGLVTRRPDPEDRRGSLLAATEAGRAAFAHYRGQRDAELAALLEPWSPQDRADLIRLLGRLNEDMAERQHTRLGPGGDQGATVEQGELRT
- a CDS encoding PPOX class F420-dependent oxidoreductase, whose amino-acid sequence is MHLPPELLALLRRPSPCFLATSMPDGSPQLTQTWVDTDGEHVLINSVRTHVKTRNIARDPRVAVAVSDPDHPARYFQVRGRVIATTTEGAAEHIEQLAQKYLGKPYPWYGGRDEERVLFVIAPESISGTG